The genomic region CAACCGCATCGCCTGCGGCCCAGATGTGGGGGAGGTTGGTGCGCAGGCTGGGGTCGGTGACCACGCCGCGCGGATCGACCTGCACGCCGGGACGGGAGAGCTCCAGCTCGTCGACGGCGGGGCGGCGTCCCACGGCCACCAGGATCTCCGCCGCCTCCACCACCTCGACCCGCTCTCCGACGCGCACGTGCAGCCGCCTGCGGCCGTCCTCACGGTCCGTGCGCAGCACCTGCGCGCCCGTCAGCACCCGCACGCCCGCGTCCTCCAGGAACTGCCGGAGCAGGACGGCGATCTCCGGATCCTCCCGAGGCAGGGGCTGCGGTTCCTGCTCGATCAGCACCACCGGGACCTCGAAGCCGGCGTAGATCTGCGCAAACTCCACCCCCACCGGTCCGCCGCCGATGATGGCCACGGAGGCCGGCAGCGTCGTGGCCCGCGAGGCCTCCAGGTTCGTCAGGAATCCGGTTTCCCGCAGGCCCGGGATGTCCGGCACGGCGGGCAGGCTGCCCGCGGCGATAACAAAGCGCCGGGCCGCCAGGCGCTCTCCGTCCACGTCCAGCGTGTACTCCGCCACGAAGCGCGCCGTGCCGCGGAGGACGGCAATTCCGGCCTGCTCGAACGCCATGGCGTACCGGCGCTCTTCCCCCGTGACCAGGTTGACCATGCGGTCCCGCCGCGCCGCCACTACCGACCAGTCGAAGCCGACATCGGCAACCCGGACACCGAACTCCCCGGCGCGCTTGACCATCCGGTACACCCGGGCGCAGCGCAGCATGGCCTTGGTAGGGATGCAGGCGTAGTGCGGGCATTCACCGCCCAGGCGGTCGCGTTCCACGACGGCCACGCGCGCACCCGTTCGGCGTGCCGCGTAGGCCGCGCTGCTCCCGGCGGAGCCCGTGCCGATGACGATCAGGTCAAAGTGGCGCAAGGAGACGCTGCAGCCAGCGGATCTGCTCGTGGACCCTCACCAGCGAATGGCTGGCGCTGAGCCCGAGCGGGAGCAGCGCGACGTGCCGTTGTCCGGCCACCTCGCCCCCGGCCTGGTAGCCGCAGACCGGGCAGGTCTAGACCGTCACGAGCGCGGCTCCGTGCCGGCCTGTTTCATCGCCTCCTGGTGTCGGGGCTCGCTGGCGGCCTCCCGCAGGTGCCGCTGCTTCTCCTCCTCGTTTTGGGCCTGGAATCCACACACGCTGCACTGCCAGTAGGGCTGGGCCATCTCCGTCTCCCTCCTGCGGTGTCGTATCCCCGGCCGTCACGCGGTGGGGTCGTTGCTGTTCACGGTAGGCGCCGCACGCCGCCGCGAATGTCATGGGGCTTACAGGGCGCTCCCTGCGGTCCTCGTTGCGCCTGTGGGATGGACCACAGTCAGTTCGCCCGAGAGGGCCTACACTGGGCCCACGATGAGGCTGCCGACCAGCTGGCTCCTGGGACTCGTGGCCTTGGCGGTAGGGCTGGTACTCCTCGTCCGGCTGGGGGGCCGTCCCGCCCCCACGGGGTCGCCGCAGACTGCGCCTCACGGTTCCTCGCCGGACGAGGAGGCCGTCCTGGCCCGCATGCATCGGGTGCTGCCCCGCGACGCCATCCTCCCCATCTACGACCCGACATTCCTGCCGGCGTCTCAGGCCCGGCTGCGCGATGACGAGCTGGTCCTCGGAGTGGCCTGGGGCGGAGGGGCCAAAGCCTACCCCATCGCCGTGCTCAACACCCGGGAGATGGTGAACGACGAGCTCCGGGGGGTTCCTATCCTGGTCACCTGGTGACCACTTTGTTACACCGGTCTCGTGCATGACCGGCGGATCCAGGGCAAGGCGATGGTCTTCGGCAACCAGGGGTGGCTCTACATGCGGGCCATGACCTGGTGGGACCACGGGACACGTTCCATCTGGTCGCAGCCGATCGGCCAGGCCCTCGTCGGCCCGCTCCGGGGGACAATGCTAGCGGTCCTACCCTCGGCCCTGGTACCCTGGGGCACCTGGCGCGCCGAGCACCCCGACACCCTGGTCCTGGCCGAGCGTGCAGGCCTGTTCGCCTTTCCGGAGCGCCCCCGGGATGACTTCGTGGTCGGCATCGCCCTCGGCGGGCACAGCAAGGCCTACCGGTACATCGATGCCGTCCGGCTGCGGGTGATCAACGATCGGGTAGGCCCCTTTCCCGTTCTGGTGGTTGCAGATCGCCGGGTCCGGCGCGTCCAGACGTTCTCACGGGCGACCACCAGGGGCACCCTGACCTTTGCCTTGCGGGGCGAGCACCTGGTGGATCGGGAGACGGAGACCGTCTGGGACCCGGTCCGCGGCTTGGCTCGGGAGGGCCCGCTGCGCGGGGAGGCGCTGCGTGTCATCCCGCACAGCTCCGCTTTCGATTGGGCCTGGCTCGACTTCTACCCCAACAGCCAGATCTACGTTCCTCCCCCGGGCTCGGGGGGATCCCACTAGCCCCCCGGCCGGATCGCGTGTCGCGCCAGCTGCGGTCGCACCAGGCAGGTCCGGAATGTCCCGTGACCGGTATCGGTTATCTTGGAGTCGAGGGGTGTCCCAGCGGACCCCTGCAGGGGGGATGGGCCATACCGCCGCTCAAAGACAAGGCCTGGTACCTGCGCGGGGCCTTCGTCTTCCGCGACCTCCCCGAGGCCGAGATGCGCCGGCTGGCCGAGCGCGCGTCGATGCGCACCTACGCCCGCGGGCGGGTCATCCTCCAGCCGGGCGAGCAATCGGCGATGGTCTTCCTCATCAAGGAGGGACGGGTGAAGCTCTCCACGACGTCCCCGGAGGGACGGGAGCAGATCCTGGCCCTGCTCGAGCCCGGGGACCTGTTTGGGGAGCGGGCGCTGCTCGGTGAACGGCATCCCCTGCAGGCCGAGGCCTTCGAGGACACGGTGGTCTGCGGGGTGCCCAAGGAGGACCTGGAGCAGCTCCTGCGCAGCAACTCCGAGATCGCCCTGCGGTTGATCCGCGTCCTGGCGGAGCGCCTGCGCCTGGCCGAGGAGGAGATCGAGAACCTGGTCTTCCGGGACGTCCCCGGGCGCCTGGCGGCGGTCCTGCTGCGACTGGGCGAGGAATACGGCGTGCGCGAAGACAGCCTGATCCGCCTGACGCTCCGGCTCACGCACCAGGACCTGGCGAACATGGTAGGGGCCACCCGGGAGACCGTGACCACCATCCTCAGCCGGTTCAGGGGCGAGCGGCTGATCGACGTCGACCGCCGTCAGATCGTGATCCGCGACCCCGAGGGCCTGCGGCGGCTCATGCGCCGCGGCGAACCTGTACGCGACCCGCCGGCGGCGCGTGGGCAGTGGCCGGGTGCAGCCGGGGCCCGTCCGAGCGGCGCGTGACGCCTACACGAACGCCTCCGGCAACTGGAAGACCGTCAGACCTACCCCCATCGGCGGGATCTGGCGGAACGGCCCGGGAGTCCCGCCGGCCGCGAAGTCCGTGCCGGGGATGCTGAGGGTGTAGCCTTCCACCTCGCCGGTCTGGAGCCCCGCGGGTCCAAGGTTGCAGTAGATGGTCAGGACGGCGCCGCGGAAGACAGCTGCCGACGGGCGGAGCCGCTGGATGTCGACGACGAACTGGCCGACGCCGGCGGCTGCCCCGCCGTAGGTCCCGAGCTCCCGGAAGCTCACGAGCAACCTGGCCTTCCACGTCTCCGACCCCACCAGGGGGAACGGAGGAGTGGCGGCGGGCTGGAAGTGGAAGAAACTCCCGCCGCCCTCCACCGGCGAGGAAGGCCCCCTCGCCGGATCGAACACGCCGCGGCCTCCCATCGCGATCAGGTGCTGTCCCGCGCCGGTGCCCGCGGCGCTGACGGCCAGGAAGACGAAGGCCCGCTGGCTCTGCGCCAGTGCGGGCTGGGCGAAGGCGTCCACCAGCGCCGGCAGGGCCCCCAGGGCCAGTGAGCCCAGGCCGGCCTGCTTCAGGAATGCCCTCCGGTCGATCATCGTCATCGCCTCCCTCGGCGGGACGGGCGCCAGGCCTGCCGGTCGAGCGCTCACCCCGGGATGCTCGCTGGCGGACTTGCCTCACCGGTGCGATCTGCGGGCGCGCCGGAGCCTACGACAGAAGACCAGTCCGGAGGGCCTATTTATTGCGTGGTCCGTCGGTTGCGGTCGCCTGGACGCCGATCCAGGCCCCGGTCATGTACCTCGGCTGCCGGGGGGCCGGGGTGGAGGCGGGGAGGTCGGATCGGCCCAGGGAGCCGACCAGCGTCAGGCCGCTCCCAGGGCGGTCGCCGCCTTCGCGTAATCCTGCGGGGGCACCCAGATGAGCATGCCGTACCGGCCGGCGCCCGCGCCAAGCGCGGTGGCGGCGACGATGTTGATCCCGGCGTTGGCCAGCTTCCCCGCGTGCTCGGCGGCCGCACCCACGCGGTCCTCCCCCTCGATGAAGAACGCGCGCTTCGGGCCCACCAGGCTCAACCCGGCGGCCTGGGCTGCCTGCCGGAACGCGCCGATGTCGGCCGGCACGAGGTCGATCTGTGCCTGCCCGCCTCCCGTGGGAAACGCGTGGTAGGCCAGCAGCAGCACGCCGGCGTCGCGCAACGCCGACAGCACCCGGTAGCTCTCCCCGGGCCTGTCCGGCACGGTCACGTAGAAGTACTCCACCTGCCGTACCTGATCGGCCATGTCCCGCCCTCCCGCTGACGTACGTCCATCATACGTCCTCACCCATACGTCCTCACCAGGCGGGCGCTTCCCCCGAGGCGGGCGATGGGGCGGCGGGAGCCGGGCGTGCGGGGGTGACCAGACCGGCTGCGCCCAGCCCCAGGCTGACGGCCACCAACCCTACCCACCCCGCGGTGAACCCTCCTGTGGTGTCGCGCAGCATCCCGAGCACCAGCGGCCCCGCCACGGCGGCGAGCTGTCCCGCCGTGAGGACGGCTCCGGTCGCCGCTCCGACGCGGTCCACCGGCGCCAGCTCCGCCGCTGCCGCCAGGCACAGGGTGAAGGCCAGGCTCGTCCCGATCCCGATCAGGCTCCCCCACAGGATGCCCCCGGCTGCCGGTCCGAGCACGCCCAGCACCCCCACAGTGGTCACCGTGCCCGCCGCCACCAGACCCCGACGGTACCCGCGGGCACCGCGCACCAGCCGGGGCGTCAGGAGCGCCGCCGGGATCGAGCAGAGCGACAGCGCGCTGATCGGCAGCGATGCCCGGCCCACACTCCATCCCTGGGAGACGTAGTACTCGGGGAGCCAGGTGACGAGCCCGTAGAAGACCAGGGCCTGCGCGCTAAACGCCGCCGCGACCGGCCACAGCCCCGACACCACCCACCCCGGGCCGGCCCGTCGGTTCGCCGCGGACAGCTGTGCGCCGGGCAGACCGTTCCGTGTCAGCACCGCCCATCCCAGCGCTGGGACCAGTCCCAGCGCCCCCCAGAAGAGGAAGACCGCCTGCCACGTGTGGAGGACGACGAGGAGCACAGTGGCCGAGGCACTGACGGCGGCCAGCGCTCCTGCGAGCATGCCGGTGGCGTAGACGGAGGTGGCCCCGGCGCTCCCGCCGGGAACGGCTCTGGCGAGGCGGGCCAGCGCGGGCTGGCTCAGGCTGATCCCCACGCCGAGGACCGCGGAGAGGCCCAGCAGGACGACGGGAGCGGTGAGCAGCCCGCGCAGGCCGCCGGCCACGGCGATCCCCAGTTGCGCGAAGAGGAGGACCGGCACCGGCCCGACCCGGTCATTGAGCAGGCCGGCAGGGACGGAGAGCGCGGCCATAAGCAGCAGGGGCAGCGCCGTGAGGCCGGCCGCCGCCGTGGCCGAGAGGTGCAGATCGCGGAGGACCAGCGGGAGGAGCGGACCCGCTGCGACCAGCGGAGCCCGGCAGTTGAAGGCGGCGAGCCACATCAGGGCGAGGAGGAGGCTCCTCGGCATGGCTCTCTTACGCATCCGGCGGAGTGCGAGGCAGCCACCCTGACCAGGCGGCCTCGAAGTCGACGCCCGTCACCTCCACGGCGAGCACTCGGACCACCGGACCTGCGAACCCCACCCGCAGCACCTCGCCGACGACCAGGGGGACGGGCATGGTGTGGATCACCAGGGTGGCGCCGTCGTGGACGAGCACCGTCAGGCGAGCACGCACGCGGGCGACCGGCAGGTCGCCGGGCAGCGCGCGCAGCGTGACCGTGCCGGGCCGGACCTCCGTCACCACCCGGACCTCGCGCAGCGCCAGTGCGGTGTACAGCCCCGCCTCAACGGTGCGGGTGAGCACCGGCGGGTCGACGAGCGGCGGGCGCGCGTCGGTCACGGCGAGGCGGTAGCTGCGGATCAGGGTACGGCCGAGCGGCAGCACCGCCCGGAAGGCTTCGCTCTCCCCCGGCGCCAGGATCCAGGGGATGCCGTCGCTGCCGAACGCCGCCAGGTCACCCTGCGGGCCGTAACCCCACACGTCGATGACGAGGCGACTCACCGCCAGCGGCCCCGCGTTCCGGACCGTCCCCGTGACCGTGAACTGCCTGTCCGCCAGCCCATGGGCCACACCGAGGAGCTCGACGGTGGCGCGGGCGCCTGGGGCGGCGGGAGCCGGGGATGGCAGGAGGCTCCTGAGGAGCAGCGCGATGATCGGCAGGAGGGCCCAGCGCATGGCGGTGCGTCTACGGCTCCAGCCTACACCGACAGCGAGGGGCGCGCAGCCACGGGTGGCCGCAGCGGAAGCCCCAGTTCTCCCGTCTTCGAAGGGGCGGCGTCCGGAAGTTCGAAGGGAGCAGGGTCCGGATCGTACGTGCGTTCGCATCGCCGCGCAGTCGCACCGGACCCGACGCTTCGGTAGAGTAGAGAGAGATTGGGAGGGAGATGGGGCATGGCCATCGATCGGGTGCGGCAGGCGCTGCGCACCCACGGCATCGAGCCAGAGGTGCTGGAGTTCCCGGCGGGCACGCGCACCGCCGAAGAGGCCGCGCGGGCCGTCGACACGACCCCGGCGCAGATCGTGAAGTCGCTGGTGTTCCTGGCCGATGGGCGTCCCGTCCTGGCGCTCGTCTCAGGGGCCAATCGGGTGGACCTCCAGAAGCTGGCCCGGGCGGTCGGGGCGAGGACCGTGACCAAGGCAGACGCCGAGACCGTGCGCGAGGCCACGGGCTTCGCCATCGGGGGCGTCCCGCCGGTGGGGCACCGGCAGCCGTTGCCGGTGGTGATGGACCGCGACCTGCTGCCGCATCCGGTCGTCTACGCGGCGGCGGGCACGCCGCAGGCGGTCTTCCCGATCGCGCCCGGCCGGCTGTGCGACCTGACCGGGGCGGCCGTCGTCGACCTGCGGGAGGACCGCGGAGGAGGCCGGACGGTGCTGGAGTTCGAGGCGCTGCGCAGGCTGTTGCGCGAGGTGCAAACGGTGGCGGTCGTCGGCCTCTCGGCCGACGAGGACGCCGAGAGCTACGGGGTGGCCGCCTACCTGCAGCAGGCGGGGTACCGCATCATCCCGGTGAACCCGCGCTACGCCGGGCAGGAGATCCTCGGTGAGCGGGTCTACGCCTCGCTGCGCGAGGTCCCCGTGCCGGTGGACATCGTAGACGTCTTCCGCCGGTCCGACGGGGTGCCACCCATTGCCGAGGACGCGCTGGCCCTCTCACCCCGCCCGAAGCTCTTCTGGATGCAGGTGGGCATCGAGCACCCCGAGGCGGCGCGCCGACTGGAGGCGGCCGGCATCCCCGTCGTCCAGAACGTCT from Armatimonadota bacterium harbors:
- a CDS encoding FAD-dependent oxidoreductase gives rise to the protein MRHFDLIVIGTGSAGSSAAYAARRTGARVAVVERDRLGGECPHYACIPTKAMLRCARVYRMVKRAGEFGVRVADVGFDWSVVAARRDRMVNLVTGEERRYAMAFEQAGIAVLRGTARFVAEYTLDVDGERLAARRFVIAAGSLPAVPDIPGLRETGFLTNLEASRATTLPASVAIIGGGPVGVEFAQIYAGFEVPVVLIEQEPQPLPREDPEIAVLLRQFLEDAGVRVLTGAQVLRTDREDGRRRLHVRVGERVEVVEAAEILVAVGRRPAVDELELSRPGVQVDPRGVVTDPSLRTNLPHIWAAGDAVGRLRFTHVAAYEGHLAGMNATAETATVEDLRVVPRVTFTDPEV
- a CDS encoding DUF3179 domain-containing (seleno)protein, giving the protein MHRVLPRDAILPIYDPTFLPASQARLRDDELVLGVAWGGGAKAYPIAVLNTREMVNDELRGVPILVTWUPLCYTGLVHDRRIQGKAMVFGNQGWLYMRAMTWWDHGTRSIWSQPIGQALVGPLRGTMLAVLPSALVPWGTWRAEHPDTLVLAERAGLFAFPERPRDDFVVGIALGGHSKAYRYIDAVRLRVINDRVGPFPVLVVADRRVRRVQTFSRATTRGTLTFALRGEHLVDRETETVWDPVRGLAREGPLRGEALRVIPHSSAFDWAWLDFYPNSQIYVPPPGSGGSH
- a CDS encoding Crp/Fnr family transcriptional regulator, which translates into the protein MTGIGYLGVEGCPSGPLQGGWAIPPLKDKAWYLRGAFVFRDLPEAEMRRLAERASMRTYARGRVILQPGEQSAMVFLIKEGRVKLSTTSPEGREQILALLEPGDLFGERALLGERHPLQAEAFEDTVVCGVPKEDLEQLLRSNSEIALRLIRVLAERLRLAEEEIENLVFRDVPGRLAAVLLRLGEEYGVREDSLIRLTLRLTHQDLANMVGATRETVTTILSRFRGERLIDVDRRQIVIRDPEGLRRLMRRGEPVRDPPAARGQWPGAAGARPSGA
- a CDS encoding twin-arginine translocation signal domain-containing protein is translated as MTMIDRRAFLKQAGLGSLALGALPALVDAFAQPALAQSQRAFVFLAVSAAGTGAGQHLIAMGGRGVFDPARGPSSPVEGGGSFFHFQPAATPPFPLVGSETWKARLLVSFRELGTYGGAAAGVGQFVVDIQRLRPSAAVFRGAVLTIYCNLGPAGLQTGEVEGYTLSIPGTDFAAGGTPGPFRQIPPMGVGLTVFQLPEAFV
- a CDS encoding MFS transporter → MPRSLLLALMWLAAFNCRAPLVAAGPLLPLVLRDLHLSATAAAGLTALPLLLMAALSVPAGLLNDRVGPVPVLLFAQLGIAVAGGLRGLLTAPVVLLGLSAVLGVGISLSQPALARLARAVPGGSAGATSVYATGMLAGALAAVSASATVLLVVLHTWQAVFLFWGALGLVPALGWAVLTRNGLPGAQLSAANRRAGPGWVVSGLWPVAAAFSAQALVFYGLVTWLPEYYVSQGWSVGRASLPISALSLCSIPAALLTPRLVRGARGYRRGLVAAGTVTTVGVLGVLGPAAGGILWGSLIGIGTSLAFTLCLAAAAELAPVDRVGAATGAVLTAGQLAAVAGPLVLGMLRDTTGGFTAGWVGLVAVSLGLGAAGLVTPARPAPAAPSPASGEAPAW
- a CDS encoding CoA-binding protein, with product MAIDRVRQALRTHGIEPEVLEFPAGTRTAEEAARAVDTTPAQIVKSLVFLADGRPVLALVSGANRVDLQKLARAVGARTVTKADAETVREATGFAIGGVPPVGHRQPLPVVMDRDLLPHPVVYAAAGTPQAVFPIAPGRLCDLTGAAVVDLREDRGGGRTVLEFEALRRLLREVQTVAVVGLSADEDAESYGVAAYLQQAGYRIIPVNPRYAGQEILGERVYASLREVPVPVDIVDVFRRSDGVPPIAEDALALSPRPKLFWMQVGIEHPEAARRLEAAGIPVVQNVCLRATHRLLALG